A region from the Sulfurimonas sp. genome encodes:
- a CDS encoding EAL and HDOD domain-containing protein, producing the protein MSILGRQVVNNSSYEIFAYDILYRSDDEDIDSNNLSASATSMAKVLNDFGLENVVGCYNGFLRVDAEFLSNSIMNTISKEQFTLMILQSSFLDKKLIPKLKNLIEKGFRFGLNDSIINKSTIKTLVPLLKYVEYVKIDALHSDEPYVDKLIEYLKSKDKKIIASKIETHDMYELYKQKGVDYFQGYYLKRPNIIKTTSFNASQTQILELWNLIQNNATTKEIVLELEKNHALALKLMQFINSSFFSFRSQISSMNQIINLLGRDALANWLLIFMVSSKDNGDKPNHPLLLMVINRTEIMVGLLKLIKPDSSMSEKSTAYLVGMLSLIHLLFQIEHREFLHKLRVTEEVEEAMFEANGFFGQLLVMTRYIENADSSHINEFIKKYNLNEEDMQQIVSQAMIKVNQFDKMIQETF; encoded by the coding sequence ATGAGTATATTGGGTCGTCAAGTTGTTAATAACTCATCTTATGAAATTTTTGCTTATGATATCTTGTATAGAAGTGATGATGAGGATATAGATTCTAACAATCTATCAGCATCTGCCACGTCTATGGCAAAAGTTCTTAATGATTTTGGACTTGAGAACGTAGTAGGGTGTTATAACGGATTTTTGAGAGTAGATGCAGAATTTTTATCAAATAGTATTATGAATACTATTTCAAAAGAGCAGTTTACACTGATGATTTTACAGTCATCTTTTTTAGATAAAAAACTTATTCCAAAACTCAAAAACTTGATAGAAAAAGGTTTTAGATTTGGTTTAAATGATTCAATAATAAATAAATCGACTATTAAAACTTTGGTACCTTTATTGAAGTATGTAGAGTATGTAAAAATAGATGCACTACACTCTGATGAACCATATGTAGATAAGCTTATTGAGTATTTAAAATCAAAAGATAAAAAAATCATTGCTTCAAAAATAGAAACACATGATATGTATGAACTTTATAAACAAAAAGGTGTTGATTATTTTCAGGGTTACTATCTAAAGAGACCAAATATTATAAAAACAACATCGTTTAATGCATCACAGACTCAAATTTTAGAGCTTTGGAATCTTATACAAAACAATGCTACTACTAAAGAGATTGTTTTAGAATTAGAAAAAAATCATGCCTTGGCTTTAAAATTAATGCAGTTTATCAACTCATCATTTTTCTCTTTTCGTTCACAAATATCATCGATGAATCAGATAATAAATCTACTAGGACGTGATGCACTGGCAAACTGGCTTTTAATATTTATGGTCTCATCAAAAGATAACGGTGATAAGCCAAACCATCCATTGCTTTTGATGGTTATAAATAGAACAGAGATCATGGTTGGACTTTTAAAACTCATAAAACCTGATTCATCAATGTCTGAAAAATCGACGGCATATTTGGTAGGGATGTTGTCACTTATACATCTATTGTTTCAAATAGAACATCGAGAGTTTTTACATAAACTTCGGGTGACAGAAGAGGTTGAAGAAGCTATGTTTGAAGCAAATGGTTTTTTTGGACAGCTTCTGGTTATGACACGATACATAGAAAATGCAGATTCATCTCATATAAATGAGTTTATAAAAAAATATAATCTAAATGAAGAAGATATGCAACAAATAGTATCACAAGCTATGATTAAAGTGAATCAGTTTGATAAAATGATCCAAGAAACATTTTAA
- a CDS encoding GDSL-type esterase/lipase family protein translates to MSNIKLIGLGVFFSFLVVLFVKNYESDTKEISLREGSVILAYGDSLTNGFGVSKEFSYPSQIEKKTGLKVINAGVNGEPSGKGLLRLPHLIKEHNPDLVILCHGANDILNKLSIKEMKENLLAMVRVIKQSGAEVLLVGVPDFSLFDLGVHDVYEEVAEEMDLLLEDEVIRYIELHRELKSDYVHPNKEGYEMMADKFIEVLKLKK, encoded by the coding sequence ATGAGCAATATAAAACTAATAGGTTTGGGAGTATTTTTTTCTTTTTTAGTTGTACTTTTTGTAAAAAATTATGAAAGTGATACAAAAGAGATATCACTAAGGGAAGGTAGCGTGATTTTAGCATATGGAGACAGTTTAACAAACGGCTTTGGAGTAAGCAAGGAATTCTCTTATCCATCACAAATAGAGAAAAAAACAGGATTAAAAGTTATAAATGCAGGTGTAAATGGAGAGCCTTCAGGTAAGGGACTATTAAGACTTCCGCATCTTATAAAAGAACATAATCCTGATTTGGTAATACTTTGCCACGGTGCTAACGATATACTAAATAAATTATCAATAAAAGAGATGAAGGAAAACCTTTTGGCTATGGTAAGAGTTATAAAACAAAGCGGTGCGGAAGTTTTGTTAGTCGGTGTACCTGATTTTTCTTTATTTGATTTAGGTGTACACGATGTATATGAAGAAGTGGCAGAGGAGATGGATTTGTTGCTTGAAGATGAGGTGATAAGATATATAGAGTTACACAGAGAACTTAAAAGTGATTATGTACATCCTAATAAAGAAGGCTATGAGATGATGGCTGATAAATTTATAGAGGTTTTAAAGCTTAAAAAGTAG
- a CDS encoding SprT-like domain-containing protein, with protein MFVKKLEYAFILLTITALIYLSKNYYDDYQFKHNDIPQSYKNRISKKENEVLTLMQQHYGRAYKVPLIVTDKFKGRLYGLTVYKDGDVKIYLNKNVMQESIDYMVESVIAHEYAHALMFKLGDFSIKDEGHSKVWKDACIKLGGVGCAQYVNTNDVVMGKLPF; from the coding sequence TTGTTTGTAAAAAAACTCGAATACGCTTTTATCCTTCTTACAATAACCGCACTTATCTATTTATCTAAAAATTATTACGACGATTATCAATTTAAACATAATGATATACCTCAGAGTTACAAAAACAGAATATCTAAAAAGGAAAATGAAGTTTTAACTCTCATGCAACAACACTACGGTAGAGCTTATAAAGTTCCTCTTATAGTTACTGACAAGTTTAAAGGCAGGCTCTACGGATTAACAGTTTATAAAGACGGAGATGTGAAAATATACCTGAACAAAAATGTAATGCAAGAGAGTATTGATTATATGGTAGAGAGTGTAATAGCACATGAATATGCACACGCTTTAATGTTTAAATTAGGTGATTTCTCAATAAAAGATGAGGGACATTCAAAAGTATGGAAAGATGCTTGTATAAAACTAGGCGGAGTAGGTTGTGCACAATATGTAAATACAAATGATGTGGTTATGGGAAAACTTCCGTTTTAA
- a CDS encoding ABC transporter ATP-binding protein, with product MQNSPITLKSIAKLILKDKKTLIYGQIATILAILISVPVPLMLPILVDEVLLDKPAHFVSVIDHFFTDANAFVYIGIVTLAVIFLRFLYYLFTVLITKIFTKIAKYVTFKIRERLLRHLKVSSMNEYETLGSGAITANLITDVNTLDSFIMNVASKLVSSVLMLLAVGAVMIMIDPIMGLLILIIQPIIMILSKNMSKKVGVLKKKENAAIEKFQDNVGETLELYGQIKASNKENFFFSDAIKHAKEVQKSSNEFGFKNIAYERLSYTIFLTMYEILRASGLLLVAYSDLSIGMMFAMFGYIWFIMTPVQDILGMQYSYSSAMAALERLNKILTLKTERSSTKQLQGNGVDITLEHLNFSYIKNKPTLKDISMNIKSGSKIALIGASGSGKTTLAQVISGFYERNSGELKFNNINIDELDKHSLRSKIFLVLQMPILFNNTLRFNITMGDHSISDEQIYQALKIAQLSQMIEGMDDGLDTIVGRHGIRLSGGQRQRLSIARMIIANPDVVIFDESTSALDVHTEVKLNATLEPILKDKTVITIAHRLSTVKGADMIYVLDDGKIVQEGTHNDLEAEEGHYMEFIKKQLI from the coding sequence ATGCAAAACTCTCCAATAACTCTTAAATCTATTGCCAAGCTTATTTTAAAAGACAAAAAAACACTAATTTACGGTCAGATTGCCACTATTTTAGCTATTTTAATAAGTGTCCCCGTACCACTTATGCTCCCTATTCTTGTAGATGAAGTGCTTTTAGACAAACCTGCACATTTTGTAAGTGTAATTGATCACTTTTTTACAGATGCAAATGCTTTTGTGTATATAGGCATAGTTACTTTAGCAGTCATATTTTTACGTTTTTTATACTACCTTTTTACAGTTTTAATAACTAAAATTTTTACAAAAATAGCAAAATATGTAACTTTTAAAATTAGAGAGAGATTACTTAGACACCTTAAAGTATCATCAATGAATGAGTACGAAACACTTGGAAGCGGTGCAATTACGGCAAATCTTATAACTGATGTAAATACTCTTGATAGTTTTATAATGAATGTAGCAAGTAAACTTGTTTCATCTGTGCTTATGCTTTTAGCTGTAGGTGCAGTTATGATCATGATAGATCCTATAATGGGTCTACTTATACTTATAATACAGCCAATCATAATGATCCTTAGTAAAAACATGAGTAAAAAGGTCGGTGTACTTAAGAAAAAAGAAAATGCCGCAATAGAGAAGTTTCAAGACAATGTTGGTGAAACTCTGGAGCTTTACGGTCAAATAAAAGCAAGCAACAAAGAGAATTTTTTCTTCTCTGATGCTATTAAACACGCCAAAGAGGTACAAAAAAGCTCAAACGAGTTTGGGTTTAAAAACATAGCTTATGAAAGGCTCTCATATACGATCTTTTTAACAATGTATGAGATACTTAGAGCATCTGGACTTTTACTTGTCGCATACAGTGATCTAAGCATTGGGATGATGTTTGCCATGTTTGGATATATCTGGTTTATCATGACGCCTGTACAAGATATTTTGGGTATGCAGTACTCATATTCATCTGCCATGGCTGCACTGGAGAGACTAAACAAAATACTAACACTTAAGACAGAAAGGTCATCTACAAAACAACTCCAAGGCAATGGAGTAGATATAACTCTTGAGCATCTAAACTTTTCATACATAAAAAACAAACCGACCCTCAAAGATATATCTATGAATATAAAAAGCGGTTCAAAAATAGCACTTATCGGTGCAAGCGGTAGTGGAAAAACAACTTTAGCTCAAGTTATATCAGGATTTTATGAGAGAAACAGTGGTGAGCTTAAATTCAATAATATAAATATTGATGAGCTTGATAAGCACTCACTTCGCTCAAAAATATTTTTAGTGCTGCAAATGCCTATTCTTTTTAATAACACATTGCGTTTTAACATAACTATGGGTGATCACAGTATAAGCGATGAACAGATATATCAAGCTTTAAAAATTGCACAGCTGAGTCAAATGATTGAGGGTATGGATGATGGTTTAGATACTATAGTCGGGCGTCATGGAATCAGGCTCTCAGGCGGTCAAAGACAGCGTCTTAGCATAGCACGTATGATAATTGCCAATCCGGATGTTGTGATCTTTGATGAATCGACCTCAGCGCTGGACGTCCATACAGAAGTTAAATTAAATGCGACTCTAGAGCCAATACTTAAAGATAAAACAGTGATCACAATAGCGCACCGTCTAAGTACGGTTAAGGGAGCAGATATGATCTATGTACTTGATGATGGAAAGATAGTACAAGAGGGAACTCATAATGACCTAGAGGCTGAAGAAGGTCATTATATGGAGTTCATAAAAAAACAGTTAATTTAA
- a CDS encoding TIGR01777 family oxidoreductase: MKVALTGASGFVGSYLLERFTDYVVIDRKDSEDDILKKLDGVDVVFNLAGAPIIKRWSEPYKKTLILSRIDTTNKLVNAINKSDVKHFISASAIGAYPDNEKYDESYTEYADDFLGSLTKEWESEAIRCNKPTAIIRFGVILGSRGGALKQMLTPFKLGVGGIIGNGKMMTSWIDVYDLVNIYSFIIEHKLTGVFNATSPNPVTNYEFTKTLGSVIHRPTFLPIPIFALKLMYGDGASALTGSKEVYPKALIDAGFEFQYKTIKDSLEHLLN, from the coding sequence ATGAAAGTAGCACTAACAGGAGCAAGTGGATTTGTCGGATCATATCTGCTTGAGAGATTTACAGACTATGTTGTAATAGATCGCAAAGACAGTGAAGATGATATTTTAAAAAAATTAGATGGTGTTGATGTTGTTTTTAACCTCGCTGGTGCACCAATCATAAAACGCTGGAGCGAACCTTATAAAAAGACTCTTATATTAAGCCGTATAGACACTACAAATAAACTTGTTAATGCAATAAATAAGAGTGATGTAAAACACTTTATCTCTGCTTCTGCAATCGGCGCTTATCCCGATAATGAAAAATATGATGAAAGCTATACTGAATATGCAGATGATTTTTTAGGCTCTTTGACAAAAGAGTGGGAGTCTGAAGCTATAAGATGTAATAAGCCAACAGCAATAATACGTTTTGGAGTAATACTTGGCAGCAGAGGTGGTGCATTAAAACAGATGCTTACACCTTTTAAATTAGGTGTCGGTGGTATCATCGGCAATGGGAAAATGATGACAAGCTGGATAGATGTGTATGACTTGGTAAATATTTATTCATTCATCATAGAGCATAAACTAACAGGTGTTTTTAATGCGACATCCCCAAATCCAGTCACTAACTATGAGTTTACAAAAACACTAGGCAGTGTTATTCACCGCCCCACTTTTTTACCAATACCCATATTTGCTTTAAAACTAATGTATGGGGATGGTGCAAGTGCATTGACAGGTTCAAAAGAGGTTTACCCTAAAGCACTTATAGATGCAGGGTTTGAGTTTCAATACAAAACTATTAAAGACTCGCTAGAGCATCTATTAAACTAA
- a CDS encoding rubrerythrin family protein, producing the protein MSTTQENLEAAFGGESQAYQKYSAFAKKAEKDGFANIAKLFRTTAEAERIHAEGHLKAMDKVGSTLENLEAAIGGETYEFEDMYPPMYDQAVEENHKAKKMFGYALEAEKVHAELYAKALQAVKDGKDLDEVNIYLCPICGHIELGTPPENCPVCGAKASAYVQI; encoded by the coding sequence ATGTCAACAACTCAGGAAAACTTAGAAGCTGCATTCGGAGGGGAGAGTCAAGCTTACCAAAAATACAGCGCTTTTGCTAAAAAGGCTGAAAAAGACGGATTTGCGAACATTGCAAAACTTTTTCGTACAACAGCTGAAGCTGAAAGAATCCATGCAGAGGGTCACTTAAAAGCTATGGATAAAGTTGGTTCTACTCTAGAGAATTTAGAAGCTGCTATCGGCGGTGAAACGTATGAGTTTGAAGATATGTATCCACCTATGTATGATCAGGCTGTGGAAGAAAACCATAAAGCTAAAAAGATGTTTGGATATGCTCTAGAAGCTGAAAAAGTTCATGCAGAACTTTATGCAAAAGCACTACAGGCTGTTAAAGATGGTAAAGATTTAGATGAAGTAAATATCTACCTGTGTCCAATCTGTGGTCATATCGAACTTGGAACTCCACCTGAAAATTGTCCTGTATGTGGAGCTAAAGCATCTGCATACGTACAAATATAA
- a CDS encoding HD domain-containing phosphohydrolase, whose amino-acid sequence MTFKGMNIILVDDDEHTILKVKRYCVEMGITLSTFKDSLQAMTFVIQQPIDLLIVKNQLKYFKGLNVAQEFRKEHPSTPILLLKEESDKKTIYEDAMKIGVNEFLSKPFNYIEFKLRIENLLKLRQQDIILNDKTKLLKTEIEEATSDMQEEEFEILEILEKTTEYKDHNIGMHVSRVAQYSRLIAEKYGLTKRHQNIIYHAAPLHDIGKVGIPDILLQTSRKLTDEEFELMKKHTLIGYDILKNSTNEFLSHGAIIALTHHERYDGSGYPKGLKSHHIPIEGRIVALADVFDNLTSDRPYKKAWSFEEAVESIKNNSGKHFDPELVDIFLENINYIKSIFNSFSK is encoded by the coding sequence ATGACATTTAAAGGGATGAATATAATTCTCGTTGACGATGATGAACACACTATTTTAAAAGTCAAAAGATACTGTGTTGAAATGGGCATAACGCTAAGTACCTTTAAAGATTCTCTTCAAGCTATGACTTTTGTTATACAGCAACCTATTGACTTGCTTATTGTAAAAAACCAACTAAAATATTTTAAAGGTTTGAACGTTGCGCAAGAATTTAGAAAAGAACATCCAAGCACTCCAATACTTTTACTTAAAGAAGAAAGTGATAAAAAAACGATCTATGAAGATGCTATGAAAATTGGGGTAAATGAATTTTTATCAAAACCTTTTAACTATATAGAATTTAAACTAAGAATAGAAAATCTACTAAAATTACGACAACAAGACATTATTTTAAACGACAAAACAAAACTTCTAAAAACCGAAATAGAAGAAGCCACTTCAGATATGCAGGAAGAAGAGTTCGAAATATTGGAAATACTTGAAAAAACAACAGAATATAAAGATCACAACATTGGCATGCATGTATCAAGAGTAGCCCAGTATTCCAGATTGATTGCAGAGAAGTACGGGCTTACAAAAAGGCATCAAAACATTATATATCATGCCGCACCCTTACATGATATTGGTAAAGTAGGAATTCCTGATATTTTACTTCAAACATCCAGAAAACTGACCGACGAAGAATTTGAACTTATGAAAAAACACACATTAATAGGTTACGATATATTAAAAAATTCAACTAATGAGTTCTTATCTCACGGCGCGATTATAGCTCTAACGCATCATGAAAGGTATGACGGAAGCGGTTATCCTAAAGGGCTCAAATCTCATCACATACCTATAGAGGGTCGTATAGTTGCATTAGCTGATGTATTTGATAATTTAACATCTGATCGTCCATATAAAAAAGCTTGGAGTTTCGAAGAAGCTGTAGAGTCTATAAAAAACAATAGCGGAAAACACTTTGATCCTGAACTTGTAGATATATTTTTAGAAAATATAAACTATATAAAAAGTATTTTCAACTCTTTTTCTAAGTAA
- a CDS encoding manganese efflux pump MntP family protein yields the protein MIELIILAVALSMDAFAVSLGLGAKKVTLNKTLALKVGLLFGFFQGFMPLIGYLAGIGLSEFIESVDHWVAFILLALIGGKMIYESFGEPVEDEISIITNKVLLLLAIATSIDAMAAGFTLMLMSTTILLSVFVIGLTTFIFSYGGVLLGARGGAFLESKAELLGGIILIAIGLKILIEHTLF from the coding sequence ATGATTGAACTTATTATTCTAGCTGTAGCTTTAAGTATGGATGCTTTTGCAGTATCTTTGGGTTTAGGGGCTAAAAAAGTAACATTAAACAAAACATTAGCTTTAAAAGTCGGGTTGTTATTTGGATTTTTTCAGGGTTTTATGCCCCTTATAGGTTATTTGGCAGGTATTGGACTTTCAGAGTTTATAGAGTCAGTTGATCACTGGGTAGCCTTTATACTGCTTGCACTAATCGGTGGTAAAATGATATATGAGAGTTTTGGAGAACCGGTTGAAGATGAAATCTCAATAATTACAAATAAAGTTCTTTTATTGTTGGCAATAGCTACAAGTATAGATGCAATGGCCGCAGGTTTTACATTGATGCTTATGTCAACAACCATTTTGCTTTCAGTCTTTGTTATTGGACTAACTACATTCATTTTTAGTTACGGCGGTGTTTTACTTGGTGCAAGAGGGGGAGCTTTTTTAGAAAGTAAAGCTGAACTTTTAGGCGGTATAATATTAATAGCTATAGGTTTAAAAATACTTATAGAACACACTTTATTTTAA
- a CDS encoding carbonic anhydrase: MKIIKSLVYTLACSSALVAGTHWGYTGHEGPQHWGDLSPKFGMCKQGKSQSPINISKEVTVATEGLKEIKFNYTTRATEIINNGHTIQINVKDGSSIEIDGKTFDLKQFHFHTPSENQIESKNFPLEAHFVHADKDGTLAVVALMYEDGEDNKVLKKLWSRMPHKAGESNRCIMPAEMFATMMPKDKAYYRFNGSLTTPPCSEGVRWMVLKNYSHVSKAQTEEFLHLFHHANNRPVQPINARKVMK, from the coding sequence ATGAAAATTATTAAGTCATTAGTTTATACGTTAGCTTGTAGTTCTGCACTTGTAGCAGGTACACATTGGGGTTATACTGGACATGAGGGTCCACAGCACTGGGGTGATTTAAGTCCGAAGTTCGGTATGTGTAAACAAGGAAAAAGTCAATCTCCAATTAATATCTCTAAAGAGGTAACTGTTGCAACTGAAGGTTTAAAAGAGATTAAATTTAACTATACAACTAGAGCTACGGAGATTATCAATAATGGGCATACAATTCAAATAAATGTAAAAGACGGAAGCTCTATAGAGATTGATGGTAAAACTTTTGATTTAAAACAGTTCCATTTTCATACACCTAGTGAAAATCAAATAGAGAGTAAAAACTTTCCACTAGAAGCTCACTTCGTTCACGCAGACAAAGATGGAACTCTTGCAGTTGTTGCTTTAATGTATGAAGATGGGGAAGATAATAAGGTCCTTAAAAAACTTTGGTCAAGAATGCCTCATAAAGCTGGTGAGTCTAACCGCTGTATAATGCCTGCTGAGATGTTTGCAACAATGATGCCAAAAGACAAAGCATATTATAGATTTAACGGTTCACTTACAACTCCTCCGTGTTCTGAAGGTGTTAGATGGATGGTTCTAAAAAACTATTCTCATGTTTCAAAAGCGCAAACTGAAGAGTTTTTACACTTGTTTCACCATGCTAATAACAGACCTGTTCAACCTATAAATGCTCGTAAGGTTATGAAATAA
- a CDS encoding putative bifunctional diguanylate cyclase/phosphodiesterase: MKINSLKNSFRISLTAITISLFIVFYFFSSYIHTNLTIEENQKISESLSKQVFNSMYQVMRKGWSRKDLKKFLDETKSSFDGSNYDVEIFRGEKVEKIFGEIEQNKITKDVQKVFDTKTKLSSSTNESTKIITPIIAKNECVKCHVNVTEGDILGVVRVEYNFKDIIENTKHKYFIFSLIILPLMIVIVYFLAKNLLNKINLSLNSFEDKVNSINSVKDFKKIEVCKDKKTYVEFDKVIQGLNTLSQKLKDIAVDKDILEFEVKLLDKMIITSDIIKDWKEYIKDLLHEINIVLPVYCLITIFKTENEHYEIEIFWYGKPEENLLEHLNEVAKKMILDHHHLEDAECNINHNFSEENICLTKLAIDDIEHEAKSILLDAPKIGGIVGLGVQSKLEKDSVHSIVIDSILTTLLNLVGSIKAINKYTENLEFYATRDPLTGLFSQRVFRDLLEYEVKRANSHKYEFGVIVIDCDNFKPINDTYGHSFGDEFLKAFANLLENSKRPEDILSRYGGDEFTLVIPESTINETYTVAKRILENVEKFELTAPDGTITSMTVSIGIAQYPEHSQNEKELFDIADSMMYKAKYEGKNSVRYPNETDIEEIHQKMEDQSIIVLDAIKHEKIVPHFQPIMNASTDKIEINELLMRIELDGDIISAGKFIETAESLGIVHQMDYMVIEAAFKKIKEENYKGLMFINLSPKALMIGEFINKIVLLTTKYGINREQIVFEITERETVKSFSLLEKFVQNLKAEGFSFAIDDFGSGFSSFHYIKRFPIDYIKIDGDFIVNLHNDKKDLAFVKSIISLAKELNVKTIAEFVENEDVLQFLKDIEIDYVQGFHIGKPSKVLKN; the protein is encoded by the coding sequence ATGAAAATTAACTCATTAAAAAACTCGTTTAGAATCTCCCTAACTGCCATAACTATAAGTTTATTTATAGTCTTTTATTTCTTCTCTTCTTACATACATACAAACTTAACTATTGAAGAGAATCAAAAGATATCTGAATCTTTATCTAAACAAGTATTTAATTCAATGTATCAAGTTATGAGAAAGGGTTGGAGCCGAAAAGATTTAAAAAAATTTTTAGATGAAACAAAAAGCTCATTTGACGGTTCAAACTATGATGTAGAGATTTTCCGTGGGGAGAAAGTTGAGAAAATTTTCGGAGAAATAGAACAAAACAAAATTACAAAAGATGTACAAAAAGTATTTGATACAAAAACAAAACTATCAAGTTCTACAAATGAATCAACTAAAATAATTACGCCTATCATAGCCAAAAACGAATGTGTAAAATGCCATGTAAATGTTACAGAAGGAGATATATTAGGTGTAGTTAGAGTTGAGTATAACTTTAAAGACATTATAGAAAATACAAAACATAAATACTTTATATTCTCTTTGATCATTCTTCCTCTAATGATTGTCATAGTGTACTTTTTAGCCAAAAACCTTCTTAATAAAATAAATCTATCTCTTAATTCGTTTGAAGATAAAGTTAACAGTATCAACAGTGTAAAAGACTTTAAAAAAATAGAGGTGTGTAAAGACAAGAAAACTTATGTAGAGTTTGATAAAGTAATACAAGGGTTAAATACCCTAAGCCAAAAACTAAAAGATATCGCCGTAGATAAAGATATTTTAGAGTTTGAAGTTAAGCTGCTTGATAAGATGATCATTACGTCAGATATTATTAAAGACTGGAAAGAGTATATAAAAGATCTCTTACATGAGATCAATATAGTCCTTCCTGTTTATTGTTTAATAACTATTTTTAAAACTGAAAATGAGCACTATGAGATAGAGATATTTTGGTATGGGAAACCTGAAGAGAACCTACTTGAACATTTAAACGAAGTTGCTAAAAAAATGATACTGGATCATCACCATTTAGAAGATGCAGAATGTAATATAAACCATAATTTCAGCGAAGAGAATATATGTTTAACAAAATTGGCCATTGATGATATTGAGCATGAAGCAAAATCTATACTTTTAGACGCACCAAAAATCGGTGGTATAGTTGGGCTTGGCGTACAGTCAAAACTTGAAAAAGATTCGGTTCACTCTATAGTGATCGATTCAATTTTAACAACTCTTCTTAATCTTGTAGGTTCAATAAAAGCTATAAACAAATATACCGAAAACCTCGAGTTTTATGCTACAAGAGATCCTCTAACTGGACTTTTTTCACAAAGAGTTTTTAGAGATCTACTTGAATATGAAGTAAAAAGAGCCAATAGCCACAAATACGAATTTGGTGTAATCGTAATTGATTGTGATAACTTTAAACCAATAAATGACACATACGGTCATAGCTTTGGAGATGAATTCTTAAAAGCTTTTGCAAATTTACTTGAAAATTCAAAAAGACCAGAAGATATTCTTTCAAGATACGGTGGAGATGAATTTACTCTTGTAATTCCTGAGAGCACTATAAACGAAACATATACGGTTGCAAAAAGAATACTTGAAAATGTTGAAAAATTTGAGCTTACTGCACCTGATGGTACGATCACAAGTATGACAGTATCTATAGGGATTGCCCAATACCCTGAACACTCACAAAATGAGAAAGAGCTTTTTGATATAGCCGACTCTATGATGTATAAAGCTAAGTACGAGGGTAAAAACTCTGTTAGATATCCAAATGAAACAGATATAGAAGAGATACACCAAAAGATGGAGGACCAGTCTATTATAGTTTTAGATGCTATAAAACATGAAAAAATAGTCCCTCACTTTCAACCTATAATGAACGCCTCTACTGATAAAATAGAGATAAATGAACTTCTTATGAGAATAGAGCTTGACGGGGATATTATATCAGCCGGAAAATTTATCGAAACAGCGGAGTCTCTTGGTATTGTGCACCAGATGGACTATATGGTTATAGAAGCTGCATTTAAAAAGATCAAAGAGGAAAACTATAAAGGACTAATGTTCATTAACCTCTCTCCAAAAGCTTTAATGATAGGTGAGTTTATAAATAAAATAGTATTACTTACTACAAAGTACGGTATAAACCGTGAGCAAATCGTATTTGAAATAACAGAGAGGGAAACGGTTAAAAGCTTCTCTTTACTTGAAAAATTTGTTCAAAATTTAAAAGCTGAAGGCTTTAGTTTCGCAATTGATGATTTTGGTTCAGGTTTCTCAAGCTTTCACTATATAAAAAGATTCCCGATCGATTATATAAAAATCGACGGTGACTTTATTGTGAATCTTCATAACGATAAAAAAGATTTAGCTTTTGTTAAATCTATAATATCTTTAGCAAAAGAGCTTAATGTAAAAACTATCGCAGAGTTTGTAGAAAACGAAGATGTACTACAGTTTTTAAAAGATATAGAGATCGACTATGTTCAAGGCTTCCATATTGGAAAACCTTCCAAAGTGTTGAAAAATTGA